The DNA sequence taACAGCAGCTGGGTGTCAAGTGATAGAGCTTACCACTGAGGAAGAGGAGTAGCACATGCGACCGAGCTGCAGAGGAGcctgaaggaaaaataaaccaCATTAACAAGCTCAAACTTAACTTGTTGCCAACGAAAAGcagaaagaataaaaatctTGTCTGAATGCATCATAGGCTTGTTATTTCTCCACATgtagctaaaaaaaaatctatctaaAACGGACATAAACTACTTGAAGAAAATGGGGAGAGAGGTTTTCAACGTGCATGACTTTGCTAGCTAAATAGCTTCGTAGCCTCGCTCAGTTAAACatgcatttaaagaaaaaaaagcaatgttTTGAAGAATTACCAGTTTTATCTTGTAATTTAAGAGTGACCGGAGGACAAGCGCTGCCATTGTGTTGAGTCAGATGTCAATTTTTCCCTCAACCGACCCACAGTCCGAGAAACTTCAGCTCCAAATGTCTTCCAGAGGACAGGACAGAGTACCTGCAATTTAGCCGATCTATAATACATTTACACGGATTGCAACCAATAAGGAGCGGCGCAGATGATTAGTAGGTCAGTGAAAACGGGGCTTAGCTCCCGTTCGCTGTTTCTTATAAAAATGGGCGGGGTAGAAATCGTTAACCACCAATCACTTCACGGCATTTAAAGCCGTGAAATGAGAAGACGCGCATTGGTTCTTGACtagagaaaatacttttttaaatttaaattattttttttttgttaaaatgttttatgaaattcaaatttgttttattttgttaaaatattagCTAAATAGGAATGTTCGAAGTCTAAGAATTAATTTTTCTTGCTCGCCATTGTTGACGCAAATATTCACGTAGCCTTCTGTTTCCATAGCAACATTTTCAGAGGCAGTATGGAGTTCTTGCAGTGGGACAGTCGAGATGTTGCAAGATGGATTGAGTCTTTAGGATTTCCGCAATACAAAGTAGGTGAAAACTAAGTCAAAACCAAATAACTACATGGGAAGGTAATGTTAAGGCAATGCTAACATTCTTAGACATTAATCAAAGTGTTCAAAAGGTACTAGCACTATTAAGTCTCTAAATTCTGGCATCTTGTCTGTTGCAGGCTTGTTTCACTGATAATTTCATCTCTGGAAGGAAGCTCATTTATGTAAACTGTAATAATTTGCCAAAACTTGGAATAACAGATTTTAAAGACATGCAGGTataaagaaaagacagaaatgtcATTATAAAAGCTTGTTTACATGGTAGGCCTAACAAAACTGTACCATTAGATAAATTTCAACTGGCAGAGTTGCATCAATGTAATATTAATGATGGCACTGCTAAGTGCATGTGCTGCACTTTATTAGTTAATGCTGAAACATCAGTGCGTTTCACATCCCTTAAGATGTAACTTTAGTCTAATCTGTTCAAAGAATTACTACAAGTCTCTTCTGAGTGCTCTGACAGTCATTTACAAGTCTCTCAGTGTCAGCTTAGCGGTGTCACACATCCTGCTCAACTCTGTTTCTTTGCATGAGGTGGCATCCAATTAAAGCTGCATGTTGTAACCGAACATTTCTTGCAACAACATATATGCTTCCAGCTCTACTAAGAATCATTTTAAGCATAAGATGGTGTGTGTGAGCTGGTAATGAAAAGACCGCAAATTTATGTTAGTTTGAAATACACCGTGCATGTGTATTCATATCTCCCGGATTTGCTTCGCATTTTCTTACATCACAACCTcagactttaatgttttttattgggattgtgtgtgtgtgtgtgtgtgtatgtgtgtgtgcgtgtgtgtgtgtatgtgtgtgtgtgtttgtgtgttatatcaacacaaagtagcataactgtgaagtggaaggagagtatacatgttttcaaaaaatgttttagaaatgaaaatatgaaaagtgcagcatgttgcttttattcagttcaccgGAAACAATGCTTTTAAAACGAACTTATGTTACAATTACTGCTGAAAGTCTTTGGGGCATGTCTTTACCAGTTGTGCAAATACAGACTGTCTGTAatagagattttttttcttgcttgaaTCTCATTTAATCTCATGTGTTGAACTTTGCTTTCCTTAATCTTCTTATTTACTTAACTTTTTGTTAtattatgtctttttttattattattatgattataagACACTGGGTGAGACTCGGCTGTGCATCAGAAGGTTGCCAGTCTGTTAGAGCTAAGCTCTGCAGCTTCAAAGCAGGATATATTAACAAGAGTCAGTTTCCATAATAACTTGACTTGTAGATCTCACTGTGGGTTTCGTAAATATATTTAGGATTTCTTCTGTCCTCTGTATAAAAGCATTTCACTATCTGTGTAAGTTAGAACAACTCTCTGACACACTTGCGGATACATTTGCTCTCATCTGGCAAATGGGCCTCACTAATTGATTTATACCATAATGGTGCTTGGATAAtctatttttttcctcaaaacgTCTTTGTGAAACCGCTCAACCttggtcagattggatgaagagcatctgtgaacatcagttttcaagtcatgCCACTGTTTCCTTATTCGgatgaggtctggactttgactgggccattctaacaaattaatgtgcttgatctaaaccagtccattgcagccgtggctgtatgtttagggtctttgtcctgctggacaTTGAATCTCCTCAAGTCTGTTGCAACCTCTACAGGCTTCCTTCCAGGATTGCTTtgtatttatctccattcaTCCTCCCATTAACTCTGGAACCGTATGTagccctgctgaagaaaagcatcatcACACAGGATGACCCagatgtttcaccatggggattgTTTGTACTGTGTACTGAGCAGAGCCCCCTCATCCATAATTGCTGTGTCTCCTTCAGAGCttgctgcaaaataaaaatgggaCATCTTGTGGCTTTCTtaaaacaatgactttcttcttgccacttttccataaggGCCAGATTTTTGGAGTGCTTGACTAAACGTTGTGCCAACAGAttattccacctgagctgtgggtctaTGTAGCGCCTCCAGAGTGACCATGTGCATCTTGGCTGCTCCTATGATAAATTGTCCCCTCGCAAACAGGCTATTTATTAAttaggttatttttgaaggtatttGGTTACACTAGATTTTATTAAGAAGTATCAGTagtgggggctgaatacaaatgcaccccacactttgcagattttcatttgtaaaagacTTTGAAAACTGGGTATAATTTTCCGTCCACTTAACAATCAGGCACTTGTTTGCTTTGGCCTGTCACATAGAATCtcaacaaaatatattacagtttctggttgtgacatgacaaaatgttaaaaagttcatAAGTATGCCTTTTTGCATTGAAAAGGTATtactttgcaagacactgtaagtCCATGTAGTAAATTgctataaaatgtttgtttttgtgtatcttCTTCTTATTTGCCAGTGGTTATGAGGTCTCTTAGACTATCCATTCTCTCAGTGGGGATCCTTTATTAAATAGATTTAGATCGTGTAAAGCCTGCATTATCAAAGGCCTCAACCCTGCTGTGCGTCCCGCAGGTCATCTGTGCTCGAGTACGTGAACTGCTGGGGATCACGGAAACCCTGTGGAGTCGCAGCATCGCTGACCCCCGGCAGGACCCTGTGGCCCTGTTCTTAGAAAAAAAGAGCCGCACGGGAGAACATGCTGAGGCCCTCACCTTCCAGCGGTTCCTGTATGACTTCTATCAGTGAATCACAACAAGTAAAgagcaaagaggaaaaaaagaaaacaaaagcatcTCAGTGTCATTTCATAACACCAACTGTCAGCTGGCGATGACACAGATGAGACACTTACAGTAGGTCAGAGACAGGCCCTGACATTAACACCTCCCAGCAgcaaaatgtcactgttgtcAGTGTGGCCGATAAACAAAAGAGAAACCTTTTAAGTGTGGTTTCTGCTGACTGTCAgcatgtgtttaaaatcacttcAAACAGAAATGAACTGCTGGAAATTTACTGACTAGTGGGTGATCTCACTAAATGAGGGAAACAACAAAGACTGATTGCAGcaccttttttttccccagacaTATCTATCAGATTGTGCAAATGCAAAACAGCGTAATAAACTGATTTCTCATTGATCTTAGGTGGATGTTATGGAACAGGTTTAGGTAATTGATTCCAACTAATCCTTGGGGTAATTTTCAGAATGATCACAATAAACAGCTATTTTACAGGAAGTTCTAGAAGTGATCTTGGGCATTGTTTTCAGAAAATAGTCTTGTAAAAGTGTCCAAATCTCTTGATTACCTCTTCATTACAACCActgaatttcatgtttttaatgtgtttttttatggaaagttatgcataattgtgaaggggaaggaaaatgacacatggttttcaaaatcatTTGCAAATATGTTACTAATTAGTtgatacccataaataaattcaaattattCCCTTTTGAATTCGCCTGATCAGCAAAGAAAGTCCAgctctgtgtaatttaatctcagtataaatgcagctgttgttgtgatggagtgatggactcagaccttcAGTAAAGAGCAATAGGGAACAGTGCAAAGTTGTGCAGAAGTTTTAAGCAGCATTGGATTATAAAACACAATCCTAAACTGTGAACATGGAGCACTGCTCAAACCACCATCTGAAAATTAAAAGAGAATGAcagaactgcaaacctaccaagacatgataATCCATCTAAATTGAGAGACTAGGAAAGAACAGCATTAATCAGTGATGCAGAAAAGCAGCCCAtgacaactctggaggagctgcagagatcaacagctcaaACAAATGACAGCTCTCACTTGTAACACTGGATGTCCATGGACATCTATTTATATCTAATGATCATTGCCCAGTCCTTGTTTTATTTAAGCTCAGGAAATAGGACTTTTTATTCCATATGTCCCAATTATATTGAGCCTAAACAGAGACATTAAGAGTCACGTTCGATTAACCCATTTTATCAACCCCCCACCACCTTTCAGCTAGGGCTGGACGATGGGAAATTATGCAATGGCATAGCCATAGGTTAATATTGTCATGATATTTGTGTGAGTGCACACTTTTCTcccttctctctgtctttcatcTGTGGATCCAACACTCTTTGTGATCTTTGGTGTCTTAGGAACTGTCATCCGTGTCAGGTGTGGTCATCTACTGCTGTGGCTGTCAGTGAGACAAAAATTACATTGTGTCATTACAGAATGAGCtcataacacttggaatatatGACCCAGCAAATGTTGCTTTCTACAGAGGGCTTTGCTATATTTATGCTGTTAACACTGATATTGCAAGGCTTTTCACCTTTTAGaagaaaacaattattaaaGACAGCCATAAAAATTACTGTTTGCACTTTGCTATGggtttgcttttcttttgtgttgggaagatagatggagctaaatacagggcttTCTGGAAGAAAAGCAGTTAGAGTTTGCACAAAGCTAGAGACTGGCCTGGAGGTTCACTTACCAGCAGGGCAATAACcccatacatacatacatacagccagagctacaatgcaaTCGTTTTGATCGAATCATGTTCTTGTGATACAcatcctagtcaaagtccagacaaaaATCCAATCTGGAATCAGTGGCATGAATTACAAATGTATGATCAGAGACACTTGGCTATCCAGTTAAAATGAGATTTGCAAAgacaaatggaaataaatggtgttCAGACGAGCAAAGGTGTTCGAGGTATGGATACGTTCGCAAGGTCCAGTAAAACAAATGAAGACTAAAATGCCTCAAGACAGCTACCTTATTGTCAACCTATGCACTTACAGGGCATACTTTGCCAACTTGCACAAAAGGCTATGGGGTGGGTGCATCAGATAATGATGGATTCAGTGCCAAGTAGACCCAAAGGGAGCCaggctttttctgttttagccaGCTCAACACTTTCTTGCCAAAATTTTATGGAACAAATAAGGGAATGTTCAGCTATACAGGCTGCTATTTTTAGTTTCTCCCAGAAAAAAATGCTGGCCCATGCCACAAAGATTTTATGCTAAACAAATTGATGGATTTTCAATACCGCTTGGCTCACCTTTCATCTCATGTATGGTGAATCTGATCAACCCAGCTTTCTTTTCATAAATTCTCATAGATTATAGGTCcacttcattttaatttttttttcgtGCAGCAGAGTTCAGTCTACATGAATAAATTATGATGCCTGCCTGCGAGATAGGCTGCGAGGTTACTGCTGCATCTGCCTGTGCACACAAATGGTCTCTGTGCAGCTCCGAGCGCACGAATTACCATTCCGGGCACAGCGGTGCTGGTCAAGAAATGGAGCCGGGTCGGTGGCAGACAGCGGTCCGGGGGCAAAGCGGGGAGTTCACCGCCAGCAAGCTCTCTGTCAATCTGGATTAACTCGCACTGACTGAGCCCTGCGTTGCGGACTGAAAAAAAGCCAGTGAAAGGGAGACGAACATCTGGTCGGATTCAGCGCAACACCAACCACCCAGCGCCGTGTATTAAAGCAGACCCAGCGCTCCCTACTAAAGGCGTTTTCTCCTCATCTGGATGCGCAGTAGAGGCGATCCCGCACTAGAAAGCCATACCGGGACCCCCCTTTTACCCCATCTAAAAATGAAGACATTTCAGTGTTATCTAATGGTCTGCGGGGATCGCTGGAAGGAGGGATTGCCCTTTATCCACCGGGTATGGATTTCTTGAAGGACATCGCTCCTTTTACAGGCCGTCACATATTATAGGAGCCGAGACGCATGCTTTGGGATAGCTACCTGAAATATCTCCAAGAGGCGCCGTCAGTCCCATTTTAGGCGAGCCACCCTCAGTATGCCATCAGAGCTCCTGGGAGGAAATAACAGCCAGAGCCTCCTTTGACTGGGCTTGATGCTTCATTTTCAAGGTAAATTTAAGATGTTATTGCGTGGATTTCTGCTCTGAACtcagttttttttaaggaaagCAAAAACGCGACTTAAAGTAGTTCTCATTTGAATGTGACAGGGATTCTCATGACACCACTCTTGTACCGCAAGGTCAAAAAAAATCTCTTCATTCTTCGAAGCATGCCATCAAatgtaatgattttatttatagtaTCTCATTGGATGCATTTCGAGCTGTTTTTTCTCTCCTACAGGTGAAACTGAGAATGGTGACTGATGTGCCCCATTATTGAGTCTTCTCTCAGCATATCTGCAggaaaagatttgttttaagaTGTTCTAACAGCCCAGAGGATTCAGTCATATGTCTTCTGTGATTATTACTGATAAACTAATTGTACTCTATGTTAATTGTACTCATTAACATGGGATGAAGTCCCAATTAGTCTAAATAGCAAAACTGTTCAGTCCGAGAAGAGCCGCATGTTGCCAGGTGACTGAAGCACccgtaaaaaaacaacaacaacaacaaaaaaacaacaaatatgatCATTATTGCCAGATAAGGGTCTTGCCCTTTGTGGGGTGTTAGTTATCTGTGTCCTATTATTCATGAGTGCCTGAGGCCCCATTGTAACTGCTACCCCATTGAAAGCAAGCCCACGCCTCATTCTGATGCCTCTGTTTGCTCTTGCTGCTCTGTGAATGTGCTCAGTGTTGGTACTTTCTGTGCTGCCTATACCTTCCACTGATTGCTGAGATGTGATAGGTGGCTCCTCGGTAAAGGCTGCTCTGCACACCAGCCTCACATTCACTGACCCAAATTTACACTTGCTTTAAATGAGCTGAAGAAGGGCTTTTTTTTAAGGAACTAGCCAGAGCTTTCCATTAAATAAATCCAGCTCTCTTTGGATATAATTTGTCATTTATAGAATGGCATTTAATGGTCAggtgtatttattttgttgtaaattgtaATTTAACCAAACTGATatttatcttctttttcaaaaacaagCTTCCATGCACATGCATGTGATGATTTCATTTGAGGTATAAGAAATGTTGAGAGGTTTTTTGAGCATATCAGTTTTGTTTCtggttttaaatcaaatttctcCTTCAAATGTCTACATGGATTTCTGGAAAAACAGTCC is a window from the Girardinichthys multiradiatus isolate DD_20200921_A chromosome 15, DD_fGirMul_XY1, whole genome shotgun sequence genome containing:
- the LOC124882120 gene encoding sterile alpha motif domain-containing protein 15-like isoform X1, which codes for MEFLQWDSRDVARWIESLGFPQYKACFTDNFISGRKLIYVNCNNLPKLGITDFKDMQVICARVRELLGITETLWSRSIADPRQDPVALFLEKKSRTGEHAEALTFQRFLYDFYQ
- the LOC124882120 gene encoding sterile alpha motif domain-containing protein 15-like isoform X2, coding for MEFLQWDSRDVARWIESLGFPQYKVICARVRELLGITETLWSRSIADPRQDPVALFLEKKSRTGEHAEALTFQRFLYDFYQ